The bacterium genome includes a region encoding these proteins:
- a CDS encoding DUF1257 domain-containing protein, which produces MSVVFVVAPMVVAGWPVMCGAIAAAAGALGYKALSHEHAGVVDTNSESDCRVEIPIESSQIVAESMARESQFTIANGDVTATFSRSANGRCTVHVSGQNKTDEQLQAIGQELVGKVTQQYAYNKVVTELKNQGFTVTDEEMTADQAIRIHVTKYV; this is translated from the coding sequence TTGTCTGTAGTATTTGTTGTTGCTCCGATGGTAGTTGCTGGATGGCCAGTTATGTGTGGTGCAATCGCCGCAGCAGCAGGTGCATTAGGCTATAAAGCCTTGTCCCACGAGCATGCAGGCGTCGTTGATACTAACAGTGAATCTGACTGCCGTGTAGAGATACCGATAGAAAGCAGCCAAATAGTCGCAGAGTCTATGGCTCGTGAAAGCCAGTTCACGATAGCAAACGGCGATGTAACGGCCACATTCAGCAGGTCTGCTAATGGCCGATGCACAGTACATGTTTCAGGGCAAAACAAGACGGATGAGCAGTTGCAGGCAATCGGGCAGGAACTTGTTGGCAAGGTAACCCAGCAGTACGCATACAATAAAGTGGTCACCGAACTCAAGAACCAGGGATTTACTGTAACAGATGAGGAAATGACAGCAGACCAGGCGATAAGGATACATGTAACAAAATATGTTTGA
- a CDS encoding helix-turn-helix domain-containing protein — protein MPKIIKVLGYNPFEDFTPINNGEKLRMCRKRLGQNAKQAAKRLGVTATTVLFWEREIVVPTVATESSLWFFTLSDSRHKQTRVI, from the coding sequence ATGCCAAAAATCATTAAGGTCTTGGGCTACAATCCATTTGAAGATTTCACCCCAATAAACAATGGGGAGAAATTACGAATGTGCCGAAAACGCTTGGGGCAAAACGCCAAACAAGCAGCTAAGCGTTTGGGTGTTACTGCCACTACTGTTTTATTCTGGGAGAGAGAAATAGTTGTGCCAACAGTAGCAACAGAAAGCAGCTTGTGGTTTTTTACCTTATCAGATTCAAGGCATAAACAAACTAGAGTCATATAA